A single Streptomyces sannanensis DNA region contains:
- a CDS encoding cytochrome c oxidase subunit 4, with translation MRTEAWLFAGVAWFFLVTDVLYAAWSRDPAGTAALTVAFLMATLVSYFFAVTYRRRGLRPEDRKNGEVHDRAGPVDFFPPHSVLPVCTAFGAAVLALGVVFGLWLAVIGVGIVAGGVAGMAFEFLGHD, from the coding sequence GTGAGAACAGAAGCCTGGCTCTTTGCCGGAGTGGCATGGTTCTTTCTCGTGACAGACGTGCTGTACGCCGCGTGGTCCAGGGATCCGGCCGGTACGGCGGCACTGACCGTTGCCTTCCTCATGGCGACGCTGGTCTCGTACTTCTTCGCGGTGACCTATCGCAGACGGGGCCTGCGGCCCGAAGACCGCAAGAACGGGGAAGTACATGACCGGGCAGGGCCGGTGGACTTCTTCCCCCCGCACAGTGTCCTTCCTGTATGCACCGCCTTCGGCGCCGCCGTGCTCGCGCTGGGTGTCGTCTTCGGGCTGTGGCTCGCAGTGATCGGCGTCGGCATCGTTGCGGGGGGAGTGGCCGGAATGGCCTTCGAGTTCCTCGGTCACGACTGA
- a CDS encoding aspartate aminotransferase family protein, protein MAASTTAPPSTETFWADAERHLVRYGGEFTREIIDRAAGSFLFTADGRKILDFTSGQMSAILGHSHPEIVATVQRQVATLDHLYSGMLSRPVVDLSRRLADTLPAPLEKALLLTTGAESNEAAIRMAKLVTGRHEIVSFARSWHGMTQAAASATYSAGRKGYGPGAPGNFAIPVPNVYRPDFTAADGSLDWRRQLDFAFDLIDAQSTGSLAACLVEPILSSGGIIEPPAGYFAALQDKCRERGMLLILDEAQTGLCRTGTWYAFERDGVVPDILTLSKTLGAGLPLAAVVTSAEIEQEAYERGFLFFTTHVADPLVAAVGNTVLDVLTGDKLDERARSLGAFLRQGLVDIAGRHEVVGDIRGRGLLAGLELVVDRETKQSSDALGARVTRRCLQLGLHMNIVQLPGMGGVFRIAPPLTATEDELSLGLTILDEAIGDACAVL, encoded by the coding sequence ATGGCTGCTTCGACTACCGCCCCGCCGTCCACTGAAACCTTCTGGGCCGATGCCGAGAGGCACCTCGTCCGCTACGGTGGCGAGTTCACCCGGGAGATCATCGACCGCGCCGCCGGCAGTTTCCTGTTCACCGCGGACGGCCGGAAGATCCTCGACTTCACCTCCGGCCAGATGAGCGCGATCCTCGGCCACTCGCACCCGGAGATCGTCGCGACCGTCCAGCGGCAGGTCGCGACCCTCGACCACCTCTACAGCGGCATGCTCAGCCGTCCGGTGGTCGACCTGTCCCGGCGGCTTGCCGACACGTTGCCCGCGCCGCTGGAGAAGGCGCTGCTGCTGACGACCGGAGCCGAGTCCAACGAAGCCGCGATCCGGATGGCCAAGCTCGTCACCGGCAGGCACGAGATCGTTTCGTTCGCGCGGTCCTGGCACGGGATGACGCAGGCCGCCGCGTCCGCCACCTACAGCGCGGGGCGCAAGGGTTACGGCCCGGGCGCGCCGGGCAACTTCGCCATCCCCGTGCCGAACGTGTACCGGCCCGACTTCACCGCGGCCGACGGCTCGCTGGACTGGCGCCGCCAGCTGGACTTCGCCTTCGACCTGATCGACGCCCAGTCGACCGGCAGTCTGGCCGCGTGCCTCGTCGAACCGATTCTCAGCTCGGGCGGAATCATCGAGCCGCCGGCCGGGTATTTCGCGGCTCTGCAGGACAAGTGCCGGGAACGCGGCATGCTGCTGATCCTCGACGAGGCCCAGACCGGACTGTGCCGCACTGGGACCTGGTACGCGTTCGAGCGCGATGGCGTTGTCCCCGACATCCTCACGCTGTCCAAGACGCTTGGTGCGGGACTGCCCCTCGCGGCCGTGGTCACCAGCGCCGAGATCGAGCAGGAGGCGTACGAGCGAGGGTTCCTGTTCTTCACCACGCACGTCGCCGACCCGCTGGTGGCCGCGGTCGGCAACACCGTCCTCGACGTCCTGACCGGCGACAAGCTCGATGAGCGGGCACGATCGCTCGGCGCGTTCCTGCGCCAGGGTCTGGTGGACATCGCCGGGCGCCACGAGGTCGTCGGTGACATCCGCGGCCGGGGCCTGCTGGCCGGGCTCGAACTCGTCGTCGACCGAGAGACGAAGCAGAGCTCGGACGCGCTGGGCGCGCGGGTCACCCGGCGCTGCCTACAACTCGGCCTGCATATGAACATCGTCCAACTCCCCGGCATGGGCGGAGTCTTCCGGATCGCACCGCCGCTGACCGCCACCGAGGACGAGCTCTCGCTCGGCTTGACGATTCTGGACGAGGCGATCGGCGACGCCTGCGCCGTTCTCTGA
- the hypE gene encoding hydrogenase expression/formation protein HypE translates to MSQELISGTIAGILGDTYIGEMEDSALLELPSMRIAMTTDSFVVDPIFFGNGDIGKIAIAGTVNDLAVSGARPLYLTLAVVLEEGFELEDFRRILRSVRDAARVADVKIVAGDTKVVRRGEADGIFLNTTGVGMLERPFTLSSRTLQTGDQVIVTGFLGDHSIHILSMREGLGFERRVHSDCAVLSHVVADVLDTCGDGVRCIRDITRGGLGTVVNEFAQASAITIELDASALPIRPETAMAADMLGVDVMYLANEGNLCLVVAAEQAEAALKALHAHPECAQAAVVGQVVTAEAGTVRMVDVDGRVSTVELLYGAQLPRLC, encoded by the coding sequence ATGAGCCAAGAGCTCATCTCGGGGACCATCGCCGGGATACTTGGCGACACCTACATCGGTGAGATGGAGGACAGCGCACTGCTGGAGCTCCCCAGCATGCGAATAGCAATGACGACCGACTCGTTCGTGGTTGACCCGATCTTCTTCGGCAACGGCGACATCGGCAAGATCGCTATAGCCGGCACGGTCAACGATCTCGCGGTGAGTGGTGCGCGGCCGCTTTACCTGACCTTGGCTGTCGTACTGGAGGAAGGCTTCGAGCTCGAAGACTTCCGCCGAATCCTACGCTCCGTCAGGGATGCTGCCAGGGTGGCAGATGTGAAGATCGTGGCCGGCGACACCAAGGTCGTCCGGCGAGGAGAGGCAGACGGAATCTTCCTCAACACCACTGGTGTGGGAATGCTCGAGCGCCCGTTCACGCTGTCCAGTCGGACACTCCAGACCGGTGACCAGGTCATCGTCACGGGCTTCCTCGGCGACCACAGCATCCACATCCTCTCCATGCGAGAGGGACTGGGATTCGAGCGGCGCGTTCACAGCGACTGTGCGGTGCTCAGCCATGTCGTCGCGGATGTCCTCGACACCTGCGGTGACGGTGTGCGCTGCATCCGGGATATCACCCGCGGCGGACTCGGCACGGTCGTCAACGAGTTCGCCCAGGCGTCGGCCATTACCATCGAACTGGACGCATCGGCCCTGCCGATCCGGCCGGAGACGGCCATGGCGGCGGACATGCTCGGTGTCGACGTGATGTACCTCGCCAACGAGGGAAACCTCTGCCTGGTTGTCGCGGCCGAGCAGGCAGAGGCGGCCCTCAAGGCCCTGCACGCCCACCCGGAGTGCGCGCAGGCCGCGGTGGTCGGGCAGGTCGTCACCGCCGAGGCAGGCACCGTCCGGATGGTCGACGTAGACGGCCGTGTCTCCACCGTTGAACTGTTGTACGGAGCCCAGTTGCCGAGGCTCTGCTGA
- a CDS encoding LysR family transcriptional regulator: MMNPWRLRLLSQLDTLGTVRAVAQAANLSPSSVSQQLAVLEAETRTQLLERTGRRVRLTSAGLILARRARAILDHMDSVETELRGFGDEPAGLVRLGAFQSAIHSMAVPAVTRLVREYPHLEIELLELEPHESVPALRVGDADIVITTTDFDELPLGPDLDLVPLAKDPILLVVPPEHPAAGRGAADLAAYADEPWAFDMPQSYMANLTQRLCRQSGFEPQVVCRFSNYMMTLQHVEAGLSIALLPGLAVDRRYRVVTRELATPLTRTITAAIRRGSPPRAAVRAMLDALRHFPDLPLSGRE; this comes from the coding sequence ATGATGAACCCCTGGAGGCTCCGGCTGCTGAGCCAGCTGGACACGCTGGGCACCGTCCGGGCGGTCGCCCAGGCCGCCAATCTGAGCCCGTCGAGTGTGTCTCAGCAGCTCGCCGTGCTCGAGGCCGAGACGCGCACACAGCTCCTTGAACGAACGGGACGCCGGGTGCGGCTGACCTCGGCCGGGCTGATCCTCGCGCGTCGGGCGCGGGCCATCCTCGATCACATGGACAGCGTTGAGACGGAGCTGCGCGGATTCGGCGATGAACCGGCCGGGCTGGTGCGGCTGGGGGCGTTCCAGAGCGCGATCCACTCCATGGCGGTGCCGGCGGTGACCCGGCTGGTGCGCGAGTATCCGCATCTCGAGATCGAGCTGCTTGAGCTGGAGCCGCACGAGAGCGTGCCCGCGCTGCGGGTCGGCGACGCGGACATCGTCATCACAACCACGGACTTCGACGAGCTGCCGTTGGGGCCGGACCTCGACCTCGTACCGCTGGCCAAGGACCCGATCTTGCTGGTGGTACCGCCCGAGCATCCCGCGGCCGGGCGCGGGGCCGCGGACCTTGCGGCCTACGCGGACGAACCGTGGGCGTTCGACATGCCACAGTCGTACATGGCGAATCTCACCCAACGGCTTTGCCGTCAGTCGGGGTTCGAGCCGCAGGTGGTGTGCCGGTTCAGCAATTACATGATGACCCTGCAGCATGTCGAGGCCGGGCTGTCGATCGCACTGCTGCCCGGCCTGGCGGTCGACCGCCGTTACCGCGTCGTCACCAGGGAACTCGCGACTCCATTGACCCGCACGATCACGGCGGCAATCCGCCGCGGCTCGCCACCCCGAGCGGCGGTGCGCGCCATGCTGGACGCGCTGCGCCACTTTCCGGACCTACCACTTTCGGGTCGTGAGTGA
- the hypF gene encoding carbamoyltransferase HypF — MAAEAVRRTLEVAGFVQGVGFRPYVYRLATQHMLGGWVRNDTRGVTICIEGPREEADIFGEELLKRLPDLARIDSCTMVAEEPVRDWTSSFTIRHSESDGGAGALVTPDSYVCADCAKELFDPDDRRHRYPLLNCTNCGPRYSIIRGLPYDRPKTTMADFAMCPECQGEYESPADRRFHAQPNACRSCGPQVRLLLPDGSKVGTSDPVSVAAEMLRDGRILAVKALGGYQLMADPCSRSAVTELRARKERSSKPFALLARDSATVAEYAVIDDQERRLLESPGRPIVLLQARPDSGLSPDVAPGSTTLGFMLPATPLQHLLLHAVGPVLIATSANAPDEPMACTEDEALHSLQSLADAFLVHDREIHTRVDDSIARVVHSTVDPKVAFVRRARGYVPDPVPTPFPVPPVLALGAELKNTVCLGSGDNLYVSQHIGDLKTLGNQQFFADTIAHLRAMFGMTPKYVAHDLHPDFHSTRYAASCQDVQLVAVQHHHAHMASCMADNGLDRPVIGVVFDGTGYGTDGTIWGGEFLIGDYRGFERKAHLARFRLPGGDKAVREPARVAIGLLAQHFGADAAALPLDLLQRRDPFEVGVLMKMAARGINAPETSSMGRLFDAYSALLGVCEQVGYEGQAAIELEQLIAWDHTPAEPWPLRLQDEDGRLVIDHRPWLEALLSDVSDRGSSAAQVSRTFHESVVRAVVEICLRLSLTSGLKDVVLSGGVFLNQHLLVRAEQELTQAGLSVHTHSRIPTNDGGLSAGQAMVAAARANS; from the coding sequence ATGGCGGCCGAGGCGGTACGCAGGACCCTTGAGGTGGCCGGCTTCGTGCAGGGCGTGGGCTTCCGGCCCTATGTGTACCGCCTGGCCACCCAGCACATGCTGGGTGGCTGGGTGCGCAACGACACCCGGGGCGTCACGATCTGCATCGAAGGACCGCGTGAAGAGGCCGACATATTCGGCGAGGAGCTGTTGAAGCGGCTTCCCGACCTGGCCCGCATCGATTCCTGCACCATGGTCGCCGAGGAGCCGGTGCGCGACTGGACCTCCTCGTTCACCATTCGACACAGCGAGTCGGACGGAGGGGCCGGAGCTCTGGTCACCCCGGACAGCTACGTGTGCGCCGACTGCGCGAAGGAGCTCTTCGACCCGGACGACCGGCGCCACCGCTACCCCCTACTCAACTGCACCAACTGCGGACCGCGATACAGCATCATCCGTGGCCTCCCTTACGACCGACCGAAGACCACCATGGCGGACTTCGCCATGTGTCCGGAGTGCCAGGGTGAGTACGAGTCGCCCGCGGACCGGCGGTTCCACGCCCAGCCCAACGCATGCCGGTCGTGCGGCCCGCAGGTACGGCTGTTGCTGCCGGACGGCTCCAAGGTCGGCACGTCCGATCCAGTGTCCGTGGCCGCCGAGATGCTTCGAGACGGGCGCATCCTGGCGGTCAAGGCACTCGGCGGCTACCAGCTGATGGCTGATCCTTGCAGCCGTTCCGCAGTGACCGAGCTGCGGGCGCGCAAGGAGCGCAGCAGCAAACCCTTCGCACTGCTCGCGCGTGACAGTGCGACAGTCGCCGAGTACGCCGTGATCGACGATCAGGAGCGGCGGCTCCTGGAGTCACCCGGACGCCCGATCGTGCTGCTTCAGGCCCGGCCGGACAGCGGACTCTCACCTGACGTGGCACCAGGCTCCACCACGCTGGGGTTCATGCTGCCGGCCACGCCGTTGCAACACCTCCTCCTCCATGCCGTCGGCCCGGTACTGATCGCGACCAGCGCCAACGCACCGGACGAGCCGATGGCCTGCACCGAGGACGAGGCGCTGCACAGTCTGCAGAGCCTTGCCGATGCCTTCCTCGTGCACGACCGCGAGATCCACACGCGCGTGGACGATTCGATCGCCCGCGTCGTGCACAGTACGGTCGACCCGAAGGTCGCCTTCGTGCGACGCGCCCGTGGCTACGTCCCTGACCCTGTGCCGACTCCCTTCCCGGTGCCGCCCGTCCTGGCACTCGGCGCGGAACTCAAGAACACCGTGTGCCTCGGCAGCGGCGACAACCTCTACGTCAGCCAGCACATCGGTGACCTCAAGACCCTGGGCAACCAGCAGTTCTTCGCCGATACGATCGCGCACCTGCGCGCCATGTTTGGTATGACGCCGAAGTACGTCGCCCATGACCTGCATCCCGACTTCCACAGCACCCGCTACGCCGCCTCCTGCCAGGACGTGCAGCTGGTGGCCGTCCAGCACCACCATGCCCACATGGCCTCCTGCATGGCGGACAACGGACTGGACCGGCCTGTGATAGGAGTCGTATTCGACGGCACCGGCTACGGCACCGACGGCACGATCTGGGGAGGTGAGTTCCTGATCGGCGACTACCGCGGCTTCGAGCGGAAGGCGCACCTGGCGCGCTTCCGGCTGCCGGGTGGCGACAAGGCCGTGCGAGAGCCCGCCCGGGTCGCCATCGGCCTCCTGGCGCAGCATTTCGGCGCCGACGCCGCGGCCCTGCCGCTCGACCTCCTTCAGCGGCGGGATCCCTTCGAGGTCGGTGTCCTCATGAAGATGGCCGCACGAGGCATCAACGCGCCGGAGACCTCCAGCATGGGTCGGTTGTTCGACGCCTACTCCGCCCTGCTCGGCGTGTGCGAGCAGGTGGGCTACGAGGGGCAGGCGGCCATCGAGCTCGAACAGCTCATCGCCTGGGATCACACCCCGGCGGAGCCCTGGCCGTTGCGGCTGCAGGATGAGGACGGCCGCCTCGTCATCGACCACAGGCCATGGCTGGAGGCGCTCCTGTCGGATGTCTCCGACCGCGGCAGCTCTGCGGCGCAGGTGAGCCGGACGTTTCACGAGAGCGTGGTTCGTGCGGTGGTGGAGATCTGCCTGCGCCTGTCGCTCACCAGCGGGCTGAAGGACGTCGTCCTCAGCGGCGGTGTGTTCCTGAACCAGCACCTCCTGGTCAGGGCCGAACAGGAGCTGACCCAGGCCGGACTCAGCGTGCACACCCACAGCCGTATCCCCACCAATGACGGCGGGCTCTCCGCAGGACAGGCTATGGTCGCCGCCGCCCGGGCCAACTCATGA
- a CDS encoding phosphatase PAP2 family protein: protein MLEIAARRYGVPGPITNQAKEVIFAPKSGPLLYASMALMMVVLPWRQRFIAAGVAIGIDIAFFLVRWAVDAKMMFGNGALWVVLGYAVIAVTRRTGRERVLLLKGVGLALLLVAGRKTGDTWLLITSKTRPAVLDQYVATADHALGNPSWLVGRIVRATGPIGAHVLDYVYVQLAVAAVIVTLYQLRNVAVERRFPRHHLVRTFLVIGLLGPGIYMIFPVVGPIFAYGTGAYGTGGEHWALANLWPDTPPPIIAPHHMLFDEITPRNCMPSLHTAWATALFIHSRKGPRILQFFGVFWLITTLGATLGFGYHYGADLIAGVVFTLTIEAALRSLARGWDRSATQLVAYGATVFVALLMSYRFLSMEMAEHPWVFGPLLILAMTSVIYGYVRTTKSREPKATSARQPEPQPELA from the coding sequence ATGCTGGAGATCGCCGCACGTCGCTACGGCGTACCGGGGCCGATCACCAACCAGGCGAAAGAGGTGATATTCGCCCCCAAATCGGGGCCACTGTTGTACGCCAGTATGGCGTTGATGATGGTGGTGCTCCCCTGGCGGCAACGGTTCATCGCGGCTGGTGTCGCGATCGGCATCGACATCGCCTTCTTTCTGGTGCGGTGGGCGGTCGACGCCAAGATGATGTTCGGCAACGGCGCGTTGTGGGTGGTTTTGGGCTATGCGGTCATCGCTGTCACGCGCCGCACCGGCCGGGAACGTGTCCTGCTGCTGAAGGGCGTCGGGCTGGCCCTGCTGCTGGTGGCCGGCCGCAAGACCGGCGATACCTGGCTACTCATCACGTCGAAGACCCGCCCGGCGGTGCTCGACCAGTACGTGGCAACCGCCGATCACGCGCTGGGCAACCCGTCGTGGCTGGTAGGCCGGATTGTCAGGGCCACCGGTCCGATCGGCGCCCACGTTCTCGACTACGTCTACGTTCAGCTTGCGGTGGCCGCGGTCATCGTCACGCTGTACCAGCTGCGTAACGTGGCGGTCGAGCGCCGCTTCCCACGCCATCATCTGGTGCGCACGTTCCTGGTGATCGGCCTCCTCGGGCCGGGCATCTACATGATCTTCCCGGTGGTCGGGCCGATCTTCGCCTACGGCACCGGCGCCTACGGCACTGGCGGGGAGCACTGGGCGCTGGCCAACCTGTGGCCGGACACGCCGCCGCCGATCATTGCGCCGCACCACATGCTGTTCGACGAGATCACCCCACGCAACTGCATGCCCAGCCTGCACACGGCGTGGGCTACCGCGCTCTTCATTCATTCCCGCAAGGGCCCACGGATTCTGCAATTCTTCGGCGTGTTCTGGCTGATTACCACGCTCGGCGCAACGCTGGGCTTCGGCTACCACTACGGCGCGGATCTCATTGCCGGCGTGGTGTTCACGCTCACGATCGAGGCAGCCTTGCGCTCGCTCGCACGCGGCTGGGACCGGTCAGCAACCCAGCTGGTCGCTTACGGCGCAACCGTCTTCGTTGCGCTCTTGATGTCATACCGCTTTCTGTCGATGGAGATGGCCGAACATCCTTGGGTGTTCGGACCACTTCTCATACTGGCGATGACCTCAGTGATCTACGGCTACGTACGGACCACCAAATCACGGGAACCGAAGGCCACATCAGCGAGGCAACCGGAACCGCAACCCGAACTGGCTTGA
- a CDS encoding DUF3865 domain-containing protein, with amino-acid sequence MTERLSVEIDERNDAFTSAVKSKLLNHLPTASTESLDWLIMEHYQFSFANCGLLQAAVECTKTLAEPGVSVELQRNVDEEDGHAPMYKQGMLNVGTDMDKRVEFPATTKFLAEVKALCAPNPSRALGALYATETAAIFEHEVFFEICREICDRRGFTYEGSLIKRFHDIHLEDGVEQGHKDGLAAFVDLDQTGVEFPEGEAIDRGEVRQGGLDAIEVMQVWWDALLDKALAEPAGTAV; translated from the coding sequence ATGACTGAGCGTCTGTCGGTAGAGATCGACGAGCGGAACGACGCGTTCACCAGCGCGGTGAAGAGCAAGCTCCTGAACCACCTGCCCACCGCCAGCACGGAGTCGCTGGACTGGCTGATCATGGAGCACTACCAGTTCTCCTTCGCGAACTGTGGCCTGCTGCAGGCAGCAGTGGAGTGCACCAAGACGCTCGCCGAGCCGGGCGTTTCGGTGGAGCTGCAGCGGAACGTGGACGAGGAGGACGGCCACGCCCCGATGTACAAGCAGGGCATGCTGAACGTCGGCACCGATATGGACAAGCGGGTGGAGTTCCCCGCCACCACCAAGTTCCTGGCCGAGGTCAAGGCGCTGTGTGCCCCGAATCCGTCGCGGGCGCTGGGCGCGCTGTACGCGACCGAGACCGCTGCGATCTTCGAGCACGAGGTCTTCTTCGAGATCTGCCGCGAGATCTGTGACCGTCGAGGCTTCACTTACGAGGGCAGCCTGATCAAGCGCTTCCACGACATCCACCTGGAGGACGGGGTGGAGCAGGGCCACAAGGATGGCCTGGCTGCGTTCGTGGACCTCGACCAGACTGGTGTCGAGTTCCCCGAGGGCGAGGCGATCGATCGAGGGGAGGTCCGGCAGGGTGGCCTGGACGCGATCGAGGTCATGCAGGTCTGGTGGGACGCCCTCCTCGACAAAGCCCTTGCCGAGCCCGCAGGCACCGCTGTCTGA
- the ctaD gene encoding cytochrome c oxidase subunit I, whose amino-acid sequence MGQDQREIAQPREAVTNRRISAGIRIRGWLTTTDHKVIGNLYMVTAFGFFLLAGVLAMLMRAELARPGLQVVSAYQYNQLFTVHGTVMMLLFATPMFAGFANAVMPLQIGAPDVAFPRLNALTYWLFLFGGLIVVSGFVVPGGAASFGWFAYAPLNSAVFTPGAGGDLWTMGLVLSGVSTTLGAVNFTATIVCLRAPGMTMFRMPLFTWNVLFTSILALLAFPVLAAALLALEADRKFGAHVYDSANGGAILWQHMFWFFGHPEVYIVALPFFGVVTEIIPVFSRKPLFGYVGMVGATITITVLSAVVWAHHMFATGAVLLPFFSLMSFIIAVPTGVKFFNWIGTMWHGSISFETPMLWSLGFLVTFLLGGLSGVLIASPPLDFHLTDSYFIVAHLHYVLFGTVVFSMFGGFYFWWPKWTGRMLDERLGRIHFWTLFVGFQLTFLVQHYLGEAGMPRRYADYLASDGWTTLNTLSSIGSFLLGLSTLPFLHNVWRTMSRPPDVEVDDPWGYGRSLEWATSCPPPRHNFKALPRVRSDSPAFDLNHPDVAERAPIIGRGGPATPDERGV is encoded by the coding sequence ATGGGGCAGGATCAGCGGGAAATCGCGCAGCCGAGGGAAGCGGTCACCAACAGGCGGATCAGCGCGGGCATCAGGATCAGAGGATGGCTGACGACGACTGACCACAAGGTCATCGGCAACCTCTACATGGTTACCGCGTTCGGCTTCTTTCTGCTGGCTGGTGTACTGGCCATGCTGATGCGCGCGGAACTCGCCCGGCCGGGGCTGCAGGTCGTCAGCGCCTACCAGTACAACCAGCTTTTCACCGTGCACGGCACCGTCATGATGCTGCTGTTCGCGACACCCATGTTCGCCGGATTCGCGAACGCCGTGATGCCACTCCAGATCGGTGCGCCGGATGTCGCCTTTCCGCGCCTCAACGCGCTCACCTACTGGCTTTTCCTCTTCGGCGGCTTGATCGTGGTTTCCGGGTTCGTCGTCCCCGGAGGCGCCGCGTCCTTCGGCTGGTTCGCGTACGCGCCGCTGAACAGCGCGGTCTTCACACCCGGCGCCGGCGGGGACCTGTGGACCATGGGGCTGGTGCTCTCCGGAGTCAGCACCACGCTGGGAGCGGTGAATTTCACCGCCACGATCGTGTGTCTGCGCGCCCCGGGGATGACCATGTTCCGGATGCCGCTCTTCACCTGGAACGTGCTGTTCACCTCCATCCTTGCCCTGCTGGCGTTCCCGGTGCTGGCTGCCGCGCTGCTGGCCCTGGAGGCCGACCGGAAATTCGGGGCCCATGTCTATGACTCCGCCAACGGCGGGGCGATTCTGTGGCAGCACATGTTCTGGTTCTTCGGTCACCCGGAGGTCTATATCGTGGCCCTGCCGTTCTTCGGGGTCGTGACCGAGATCATCCCGGTGTTCAGTCGGAAACCGCTGTTCGGATATGTCGGAATGGTCGGTGCCACCATCACCATCACCGTCCTCTCGGCGGTGGTGTGGGCTCATCACATGTTCGCCACGGGGGCGGTCCTGCTGCCGTTCTTCTCCCTCATGTCATTCATCATCGCCGTGCCGACGGGAGTGAAGTTCTTCAACTGGATCGGCACCATGTGGCACGGGAGCATCTCCTTCGAGACGCCGATGCTCTGGTCGTTGGGATTCCTCGTCACCTTTCTGCTCGGCGGACTCAGCGGAGTGCTGATCGCCTCACCGCCCCTGGACTTCCACCTCACCGACTCGTACTTCATCGTGGCTCATCTGCATTACGTCCTCTTCGGGACAGTGGTATTCTCCATGTTCGGTGGTTTCTATTTCTGGTGGCCCAAATGGACTGGTCGTATGCTCGACGAACGTCTTGGGCGTATTCACTTCTGGACGCTTTTCGTCGGATTCCAGCTGACGTTTCTGGTCCAGCACTACCTGGGTGAGGCGGGCATGCCCCGTCGTTACGCCGACTATCTCGCCTCGGACGGGTGGACCACACTGAACACCCTCTCGTCCATCGGATCCTTCCTGCTCGGCCTGTCCACCCTGCCGTTTCTGCACAATGTCTGGCGCACCATGAGCCGCCCGCCCGACGTCGAGGTCGACGACCCATGGGGCTACGGCCGTTCCCTGGAGTGGGCGACGTCCTGCCCTCCGCCGCGGCACAACTTCAAGGCCTTGCCGCGCGTGCGCTCCGACTCGCCGGCCTTCGATCTCAACCATCCGGACGTGGCGGAGAGGGCGCCGATCATCGGTCGTGGCGGCCCGGCAACTCCCGACGAACGAGGGGTGTGA